One Candida dubliniensis CD36 chromosome 1, complete sequence genomic region harbors:
- a CDS encoding prefoldin subunit, putative, whose product MNQEALQKVLIEMDNQLNKSQSELSMINLQLERINHNLKIIDTTKNKLNNIIIGDNDNNGDNNHYHYQSNEKIWQNCGKAFISTNFKTYLNQLNKDNKNYQDIKKSLIIKQDYLKTTVEKTIEGMTNIVGKK is encoded by the coding sequence atGAATCAAGAAGCATTACAAAaagttttaattgaaatggataatcaattaaataaatctCAATCCGAATTATCTATGATTAATTTACAACTTGAACGAATTAAtcataatttaaaaataattgatactactaaaaataaattaaataatattattattggtgataatgataataatggtgataataatcattatcattatcaatcaaatgaaaaaatttggcAAAATTGTGGTAAAGCATTTATATCAACTAATTTTAAAActtatttaaatcaattaaataaagataataaaaattatcaagataTAAAAAAGAGTTTAATTATAAAAcaagattatttaaaaactACTGTTGAAAAAACTATTGAAGGAATGACAAATATCGTtggtaaaaaataa
- a CDS encoding 6-phosphofructo-2-kinase I-related protein, putative (Similar to S. cerevisiae PFK26), protein MSDSSFIPNTETATATATESESEILNGFGSEPISNNNNNNNNQLRTTKRWSFNSKTKFNMGDLIENGPSPTNYVPKRRMSDITGIDAIHNQRNCLNSLGGAQLYSTESGRLFHAGEIIIILTGIPGRGKTHLSVSLTRYLRWLGVNTHSFHLGNYRRANAEDDITHDLFIPSPQSIKANNLRQKMVNDCLEDILNFFQNNGGQVAIYDATNALPEYRLELHKKFRELNIQVIFIESIVTNESIVMNNIEQAAKSSPDYYKWDYEKAYKDYSERIKILTPHYIEIGGPKEQDLSFIKFINFGERIELHNSNYGYLINKVVFYLMNGKIKSGKSLYLARCYKNSVDYNQDPPLDKQGLKYAKNLTLTLFDHLKKSQKSFCDNDNNNNNNNNNNNNSNSLEIWTSVKKRTIETTQFFNNKNISIKHRVQLSQKNPGIIGTLIDEEEIRKKFPFEYNQYYYNPYHYRYPRAESYHDLAIKIEPLILEMERMTNDLLIIADETVLQVFYGYLMSCSCDEIPNLNFKSNEIIEVKFNAYSNSAKRIPIKNFDNNNDHNNNDH, encoded by the coding sequence ATGTCAGATTCATCATTTATTCCCAATACTGAAACGGCAACGGCAACGGCAACCGAATCGGAATCAGAAATATTGAATGGATTTGGTTCAGAACCAATTtccaataacaacaacaataataataatcaattaagaACAACTAAACGGTGGTCATTTAATAGTAAAACTAAATTTAATATGGgagatttaattgaaaatggacCATCACCAACAAATTATGTACCTAAAAGAAGAATGAGTGATATTACTGGTATTGATGCCATTCATaatcaaagaaattgtttaaattcattAGGTGGAGCTCAATTATATCTGACTGAATCAGGAAGATTATTTCATGCTGGagaaatcattattattttaacTGGTATACCTGGTAGAGGTAAAACTCATCTTTCAGTTTCTTTAACAAGATATTTACGATGGTTAGGAGTTAATACtcattcatttcatttAGGTAATTATAGAAGAGCTAATGCTGAAGATGATATAACTcatgatttatttattccATCAcctcaatcaattaaagcTAATAATTTAAGACAAAAAATGGTTAATGATTGTCTTgaagatattttaaatttttttcaaaataatggAGGTCAAGTGGCAATTTATGATGCTACAAATGCTTTACCAGAATATCGATTAGAATTACATAAAAAATTTCGTGAATTAAATATTCAAgtaatatttattgaaagtATTGTTACTAATGAATCTATTGTTatgaataatattgaacaaGCAGCTAAATCTTCTCCAGATTATTATAAATGGGATTATGAAAAAGCTTATAAAGATTATAgtgaaagaattaaaattttaacTCCTCATTATATAGAAATTGGAGGACCTAAAGAACAAGATTTATCttttataaaatttataaattttggtgaaagaattgaattacataattcaaattatggttatttaattaataaagtggtattttatttaatgaatggtaaaattaaatcagggaaatcattatatttaGCAAGATGTTATAAAAATTCCGTTGATTATAATCAAGATCCTCCATTAGATAAACAGGGATTAAAATATGCTAAAAATTTAACTTTAACATTATTTgatcatttaaaaaaatccCAGAAATCATTTtgtgataatgataataacaacaacaacaataataataataataataatagcaATTCATTGGAAATTTGGACTTCAGTTAAAAAGAGAACTATTGAAACTactcaatttttcaataataaaaatatttctatTAAACATCGAGTTCAATTATCTCAAAAAAATCCTGGTATAATTGGTactttaattgatgaagaagaaattagaaaaaaatttccttttgaatataatcaatattattataatccTTATCATTATCGTTATCCAAGAGCAGAATCTTATCATGATTTAGCtattaaaattgaaccaTTAATTTTAGAAATGGAAAGAATGactaatgatttattaattattgcTGATGAAACAGTATTACAAGTATTTTATGGTTATTTAATGTCTTGTTCTTGTGATGAAATaccaaatttgaattttaaatcaaatgaaataattgaaGTTAAATTTAATGCTTATTCAAATTCTGCTAAAAGAATTCCcattaaaaattttgataataataatgatcataataataatgatcatTGA
- a CDS encoding mitochondrial molecular chaperone, putative (Similar to S. cerevisiae ATP12;~Similar to C. albicans ATP12) — MIRFTRIKNHNLSFIPITIIQYRQFTYSTIYYQSPILTNNSPSFSGIDNSIESNILSETNKLSKIGKRFWKNGQVKFNKQTEKYEIQLDGKTLRTPLGYPLELPKNKKQLAYLIAHEWTHLPDIKVKSSTLPLTSLVTRAIDLSNQENVKEKMLELQDIKLQMLKYLDTDTCLIFATNKECDGKLRKRQEEIYRPLIKEFNEFFTMYGHKKNLIPINQSIELKYLDCEIDGLKGNKQSKIIQEIVLNWLNQLPIYDLISLEKTILITKSFLCGIILLRSNVNNEFFLKNLYQFNKNSINNNKKDYYYKSLEELIELGNLETIYQTKQWGEVEDTHDVDKLDWLRNLASAALVCHDN; from the coding sequence atgaTTAGATTTACTAGAATTAAAAATCacaatttatcatttattcCAATTACCATTATTCAATATAGACAATTCACATATTCAActatttattatcaatcacCAATCTTGACAAATAATTCTCCATCTTTTTCAGgaattgataattcaattgaatcaaatattctttctgaaactaataaattatctaaaattggtaaaagattttggaaaaatggtcaagttaaatttaataaacaaactgaaaaatatgaaattcaATTAGATGGGAAAACTTTACGTACACCACTTGGTTATCCATTAGAAttaccaaaaaataaaaaacaattggCTTATTTAATTGCTCATGAATGGACTCATTTACCTGATATTAAAGTAAAATCAAGTACTTTACCATTAACATCATTAGTTACAAGAGCTATAGATTTAAGTAACCAAGAAAatgttaaagaaaaaatgttAGAATTACAAGATATTAAATTACAAATGTTAAAATATCTTGATACTGATACTTGTCTTATATTTGCTACTAATAAAGAATGTGATGGTAAATTAAGAAAACgtcaagaagaaatttatcgtccattaattaaagaatttaatgaatttttcacCATGTATGgtcataaaaaaaatttaattccaattaatcaatcaattgaattaaaatatttagaTTGTGAAATTGATGGATTAAAAGGTAATAAACAACTGAAAAttattcaagaaattgttttaaattggttaaatcaattacctatatatgatttaatttctttagaGAAAACTATTTTAATTactaaatcatttttatgtggaattatattattaagaTCAAAtgttaataatgaattttttttaaaaaatttatatcaatttaataaaaattcaattaataataataaaaaagattattattataaatcattagaagaattaattgaattaggAAATTTAGAAACTATTTATCAAACTAAACAATGGGGGGAAGTAGAAGATACTCATGATGTTGATAAACTTGATTGGTTAAGAAATTTGGCTAGTGCTGCTTTAGTTTGTCAtgataattaa